Proteins encoded in a region of the Drosophila busckii strain San Diego stock center, stock number 13000-0081.31 chromosome 2L, ASM1175060v1, whole genome shotgun sequence genome:
- the LOC108602287 gene encoding WD repeat-containing protein 82 yields MKLCDNIMRQFGIAKSFQKMSALKQSMAFSPDGRSLAVCDHQSLTIYDCKHLKEQTQMSVARFLPEVVCYTQEQGIILHSETKFDCCICSLDLRTRRYVRLYRGHTQPVHTICFQPHSSHQFISAGQDDCLLLWDLRCHTYTHKLQELQQPLLAIDPAGLVFATSCGTSQIEIYDVRMLSRQPCQQYSYKCFDLANWTQLQFSPDGKHLLLSTDGSWCYSLDAFDGGLHQAYKVYVNAKREPLQACYTLDSQYVLAAGNAAGAGSVHVWQAHSGSLCGSCHSSAAMLHCWLPQDDAAAAEQQLEAAACIDLTRSDESDSDLELLDTKQLVNDDVIFVCKELLPKQSKASPASSVAVESESDSLEEGELTADD; encoded by the exons ATGAAACTTTGCGATAATATTATGCGCCAGTTTGGCATAGCCAAGAGTTTCCAGAAAATGTCGGCGCTCAAGCAAAGCATGGCGTTCTCCCCAGATGGGCGTTCCTTGGCCGTTTGTGATCATCAAAGCTTGACAATCTACGATTGCAAACATCTCAAAGAGCAAACACAAATGAGCGTGGCAAGATTTTTGCCAGAAGTTGTTTGCTATACACAAGAACAGGGAATAATATTGCATAGTGAAACAAAg TTCGACTGCTGCATATGCTCCCTGGACCTTCGCACTCGCCGCTATGTGCGTCTCTATCGAGGCCATACCCAGCCAGTGCACACAATTTGCTTTCAGCCGCATAGCTCACATCAGTTTATAAGCGCTGGCCAAGATGATTGCCTGTTGTTGTGGGATCTACGCTGTCATACTTATACGCATAAATTgcaagagctgcagcagccgctgctggcAATCGATCCAGCCGGCTTGGTATTTGCCACCAGCTGTGGCACGTCGCAAATAGAAATCTACGATGTGCGCATGCTGAGCAGACAGCCTTGCCAGCAGTATAGCTACAAGTGCTTTGATCTGGCCAACTGGACGCAGCTGCAGTTCTCGCCCGATGGCAAGCACTTGTTGCTCAGCACCGATGGCTCTTGGTGCTACAGTCTGGATGCGTTTGACGGTGGCTTGCATCAGGCATACAAAGTTTATGTCAATGCAAAGCGCGAGCCATTGCAGGCGTGCTACACGCTCGACTCGCAGTACGTGTTAGCTGCTGGCAATGCGGCGGGGGCGGGCAGTGTGCATGTGTGGCAAGCGCACAGTGGCAGTCTGTGCGGCAGCTGCCA cagcagcgctgctatgCTGCACTGCTGGCTGCCTCAagacgacgctgctgctgcagagcagcagctagagGCAGCCGCATGCATTGACTTGACGCGCTCAGATGAAAGTGACAGCGATCTGGAGCTGCTGGATACAAAGCAACTTGTTAATGATGATGTGATCTTTGTCTGCAAAGAATTGCTGCCAAAGCAGTCTAAAGCGTCGCCTGCAAGCTCAGTTGCTGTTGAATCTGAGTCTGATAGCCTAGAGGAAGGCGAGCTAACTGCTGACGATTAA
- the LOC108599286 gene encoding probable cytochrome P450 309a1 — translation MEISLVYLTWYHGYWRKRGLVTAQPLTLLGSYPGLFGGGSSFIEDLSKIYDKYKGKHRAVGVFLTREPQLLLLDAELAHEVLVKNFNDFRDSLTSSYVSSTEDYDIYVARNPFFSKGEQWKKRRTEGGAGLTPNKLKQAYAIWEQTSNMLLDYMDRALKEREDQIIESRDLCYRYTAQAMGDFIWGIDAGTLSGRVNELSQFQQVSMDWVSTAFQNLPRFNSTAVAPILRKLLSLRFFSQASNTFYLRLTSDAVKLRQSGSNLAERHDYLSHLLQLQERGASLDDLVGHALTVLMDGFETSAAVLFHLLYTLGEHQEQQEKLRAEILAADKNISYEQLAALPYLDQCVYESLRLTSVIGFLLKICTRPTKIDLGNGRSLSLEPGTSVAIPAYQYHHDEAYFESAHEFKPERFDITSSSEFTKRGCLLAFGDGPRICLGMRVGLLNVKMALLRILSEYKIEQTKKLEYSADSGFGRYLNGDIDLKYTKLNK, via the exons ATGGAAATTTct CTTGTATATTTAACTTGGTACCATGGCTATTGGCGCAAGCGTGGACTCGTTACAGCGCAGCCGCTAACACTGCTGGGCAGTTATCCTGGACTATTtggcggtggcagcagctttaTAGAGGATTTGAGCAAGATATATGA CAAATATAAAGGCAAACATCGAGCCGTGGGCGTATTTCTAACGCGTGAGCCACAATTATTGCTACTGGATGCGGAATTAGCGCATGAGGTGCTGGTAAAGAACTTTAACGACTTTAGAGATTCATTAACCAGCAGCTATGTGTCGTCAACTGAGGATTATGATATATATGTAGCACGCAATCCATTCTTTAGCAAAGGCGAACAGTGGAAGAAGCGACGCACAGAAGGCGGCGCAGGACTAAcgccaaataaattaaaacaagcttATGCCATTTGGGAACAGACGAGCAATATGTTGCTGGACTATATGGACAGAGCGCTAAAGGAGCGTGAGGATCAAATTATTGAGAGCAGAGAT CTCTGTTATCGTTACACAGCCCAAGCAATGGGCGACTTCATCTGGGGCATTGATGCCGGCACACTCAGCGGTCGTGTGAATGAGCTGAGTCAGTTCCAGCAAGTATCAATGGATTGGGTGTCGACGGCTTTTCAGAATTTGCCGCGCTTCAATAGCACAGCGGTAGCTCCAATTTTACGCAAATTGCTGAGTCTGCGCTTTTTTAGCCAGGCatcaaatacattttatttaaggcTAACAAGCGATGCAGTCAAGTTGCGTcaaagtggcagcaacttggCTGAGCGTCATGATTATCTGTcgcacttgctgcagctgcaagaaAGAGGCGCCAGCTTGGATGATCTGGTTGGACATGCGCTAACAGTGCTCATGGATGGGTTCGAGACATCGGCTGCAGTGCTATTCCATCTGCTTTATACG CTGGGCGAGCATCAAGAGCAACAGGAAAAGCTACGTGCGGAAATCTTGGCAGCTGATAAGAATATTTCCTACGAACAACTTGCAGCGCTGCCTTATCTTGATCAGTGTGTTTATG AATCTTTGCGCTTGACCAGTGTCATTGGCTTTCTGCTTAAAATCTGCACCAGGCCTACAAAAATAGACTTGGGCAATGGCCGCAGCCTGAGCTTGGAGCCAGGCACCTCAGTTGCTATACCAGCCTATCAGTATCATCATGATGAGGCGTACTTTGAGTCTGCCCATGAGTTCAAACCCGAACGCTTTGATATCACCAGCTCTAGCGAATTTACCAAACGTGGCTGTTTACTTGCCTTTGGCGATGGTCCACGCATCTGCTTGG GCATGCGTGTGGGATTACTGAATGTAAAAATGGCCCTGCTGCGTATATTATCGGAATATAAAATTGAGCAGACCAAAAAGCTGGAATATAGTGCGGACAGTGGCTTTGGCAGATATTTGAATGGTgatattgatttaaaatatacaaaactcaacaaataa
- the LOC108600200 gene encoding probable cytochrome P450 309a2, which translates to MPRRQYLDESDGNQYAGAWGCGNNYRGNMYITITLWLLLLHLLVLPIYLYLTWHHRYWRKRGLVTAKPITLLGSYPGLLTRRSNLVEDVQPIYDKYKQKHRAVGVFLTRQPQILLLDPELAHEVLVLNFRSYRDSMPSSYIPHAKYEKYVKRNPFWAKGDSWRRLRSEALPGLSSNRLKQGYAIWQQSGQKLTDYMSRQLEQNNNVLETRDLCLRYAADVMCDFIWGIEAGTLTQDAEQANQVVRMASKWSSYVFLMLSIFMGSIVLPVSRLLLRFRFHPKDTDEFFSQLTRQSIELRLKATDQTQRADYLSHLLKLREEKQATHDDLVGHALTVMLDGYDTTGTALLHALYYLSENPDAQQKLRNEIYNSIDMHKNMSFDQLCELPYLEQVVYESLRLSSLIPQYTKICTQATSIKLTEEKSVQVEEGMTIMIPNYQFHHDAKYFPNPEAFRPERFDNGAHHELVRKGVLLPFSDGPRICMGQRLAMLTLKTALMRIISDYQIMRSKEKIVIAGDSGFGVVLQGNINLEYRRFLR; encoded by the exons ATGCCGAGGCGACAATACTTGGATGAAAGTGATGGCAATCAGTATGCAGGTGCCTGGggctgtggcaacaactatCGCGgcaatatgtatataacaataacgttgtggctgctgctgctgcatctgctGGTGCTGCCCATCTATTTGTATCTGACTTGGCATCATCGATATTGGCGTAAGCGTGGCTTGGTTACGGCCAAGCCTATTACACTGCTGGGCAGCTATCCGGGCTTGCTGACGCGTCGCAGCAATCTGGTGGAGGATGTGCAGCCTATTTACGA CAAGTACAAGCAAAAGCATCGCGCTGTGGGCGTATTTCTGACACGGCAACCGCAAATATTGCTCCTGGATCCGGAGCTGGCGCATGAGGTGCTGGTGCTGAACTTTCGCAGCTACAGAGACTCTATGCCCAGCTCTTATATACCACATGCTAAGTATGAGAAATATGTCAAGCGTAATCCGTTCTGGGCTAAGGGCGATAGCTGGCGTCGCTTGCGTAGCGAGGCGCTGCCAGGACTCAGCTCGAATCGTCTGAAGCAAGGCTATGCCATTTGGCAGCAAAGCGGCCAGAAGCTAACCGACTATATGAGCCGACAGCTGGAGCAGAACAACAATGTGCTCGAAACGCGAGAT CTCTGCCTGCGCTATGCCGCCGACGTTATGTGCGACTTTATTTGGGGCATAGAGGCGGGCACACTTACTCAAGATGCAGAGCAAGCTAATCAGGTGGTTCGCATGGCCAGCAAGTGGTCCAGCTATGTATTCTTAATGCTCTCCATATTCATGGGCTCCATTGTGTTGCCCGTTAGTCGCCTGCTGTTGCGCTTTCGCTTTCACCCCAAGGATACGGACGAGTTCTTCTCACAGCTCACCAGGCAGTCCATTGAGTTGCGTCTCAAGGCTACGGATCAAACACAGCGTGCGGATTATTTGTCGCATCTGCTGAAGCTGCGCGAGGAGAAGCAGGCCACCCATGATGACCTGGTCGGCCATGCGCTAACAGTTATGCTCGATGGCTATGATACGACGGGCACAGCTCTGCTCCATGCATTGTATTAC CTATCGGAAAATCCTGATGCACAACAAAAGCTACGCAATGAAATTTACAACAGCATTGATATGCACAAAAACATGAGCTTTGATCAGCTGTGCGAGTTGCCTTATCTGGAGCAAGTGGTTTATG aaaGCTTGCGACTTAGCAGTCTTATACCACAATATACCAAAATTTGCACGCAAGCCACCAGCATAAAGCTGACCGAGGAGAAAAGCGTGCAGGTTGAAGAGGGCATGACTATTATGATACCCAATTATCAATTTCATCATGATGCCAAGTATTTTCCCAATCCGGAGGCCTTCAGGCCAGAACGTTTTGACAATGGCGCTCATCATGAGCTCGTGCGCAAGGGCGTGCTGCTGCCCTTTAGCGATGGACCTAGAATCTGCATGG GTCAACGTTTGGCTATGCTAACACTGAAAACAGCTCTAATGCGCATTATCAGTGATTATCAAATTATGCGCAGCAAGGAGAAAATTGTTATCGCTGGAGATTCGGGATTTGGTGTCGTGCTACAGGGCAATATCAATTTGGAGTACCGCCGTTTCTTGAGATAG
- the LOC108597644 gene encoding 4'-phosphopantetheine phosphatase, with the protein MHSCTLLKDEASYQPETLDLNTDAQAAAYWFPCFRELVLKFAKQAANSQKDDDTAAERAAQFQAAYLGQLEEHENNISNQSGKTVLGTSELLKLNETMLRRYGFTDPWLQQKQQENASAKARLKQRLLEIDAITNEQARWTELVRGVLAGNMFDWGAQAVASILEQDSNFGLHAALERIEQRPWLLDNLDDWLQRLRISESQPPHKCAVMFVDNSGVDVVLGVLPFVRELLKRGTKVLLCANSEPSLNDVTSHELSALLNDCACQCSVLDNAWRQERLLVYANGQNGPCLDMRTLPQELCEAIAKNETDLLVIEGMGRALHTNLNAQFKCETLKLAVIKNRWLAKYLGGDKMFAVICKYEHS; encoded by the coding sequence ATGCACAGCTGTACGCTGCTAAAAGATGAAGCCAGTTATCAACCGGAAACCTTGGACCTTAACACAGATGCACAGGCCGCCGCTTATTGGTTTCCCTGCTTTCGCGAACTGGTGCTAAAGTTTGCCAAGCAAGCGGCCAACAGTCAAAAGGATGATGACACGGCAGCTGAGCGAGCGGCGCAGTTTCAGGCGGCCTATCTGGGTCAGCTGGAGGAGCATGAAAACAACATAAGCAATCAAAGCGGCAAAACAGTGCTGGGCACAAGTGAGCTGCTTAAACTGAACGAGACAATGCTGCGACGCTATGGCTTTACTGATCCATggctgcagcaaaaacaacaggAGAATGCATCGGCCAAGGCGCGTCTCAAGCAGCGACTGCTAGAAATCGATGCCATAACCAATGAGCAGGCACGCTGGACGGAGCTAGTGCGTGGCGTGCTTGCTGGCAATATGTTTGACTGGGGCGCACAGGCGGTGGCCAGCATACTGGAGCAGGATAGCAACTTTGGACTACATGCAGCGCTGGAACGCATAGAACAGCGACCCTGGCTGCTGGATAATCTAGACGACTGGCTGCAGCGTCTGCGCATTAGCGAATCGCAGCCGCCGCACAAGTGTGCGGTTATGTTTGTGGACAATAGCGGCGTCGATGTGGTGCTGGGCGTGCTGCCGTTTGTGCGTGAGCTGCTCAAGCGCGGCACCAAGGTGCTGCTCTGCGCCAACAGTGAGCCCTCGCTAAACGACGTCACCAGCCACGAACTCAGCGCGCTGCTCAACGACTGTGCCTGCCAATGCAGCGTGCTGGACAACGCCTGGCGCCAGGAACGTCTGCTGGTCTATGCTAATGGCCAGAATGGACCCTGCCTGGATATGCGCACATTGCCGCAGGAACTGTGCGAAGCCATAGCTAAAAATGAGACTGATTTGCTCGTCATTGAGGGCATGGGACGTGCTCTTCATACCAATCTAAAtgcgcaatttaaatgcgaaaCCCTGAAGCTGGCGGTGATCAAGAATCGTTGGCTGGCCAAATATCTGGGCGGTGATAAGATGTTTGCCGTTATTTGCAAGTACGAGCATAGCTAG
- the LOC108601701 gene encoding 60S ribosomal protein L37a, with amino-acid sequence MAKRTKKVGIVGKYGTRYGASLRKMVKKMEITQHSKYTCSFCGKDSMKRAVVGIWSCKRCKRTVAGGAWVYSTTAAASVRSAVRRLRETKEQ; translated from the exons ATG GCCAAGCGCACCAAGAAGGTAGGAATCGTTGGTAAATACGGCACCCGTTATGGCGCCTCCCTGCGTAAGATGGTCAAGAAGATGGAAATCACCCAGCACAGCAAATATACCTGCTCGTTCTGCGGCAAG gACTCGATGAAGCGCGCCGTCGTTGGCATCTGGTCGTGCAAACGCTGCAAGCGCACCGTTGCCGGTGGTGCCTGGGTTTACTCCACAACTGCCGCCGCGTCCGTACGCTCTGCCGTGCGTCGTCTGCGTGAGACCAAGGAACAGTAA